The proteins below come from a single Anderseniella sp. Alg231-50 genomic window:
- a CDS encoding solute carrier family 23 protein, translating to MAAHSSLGTPEQLRDPNYTPPLASAIPLGIQHVLAMFVSNVTPAIIIAGAAGFGFGSNSPDFPHLIYMIQMSMLFAGVATLIQTIGFGPVGARLPIVQGTSFAFIPIMIPLVAGKGVDAMGALMCGVIVGGLFHALLGTVIGRIRFALPPLVTGLVVTMIGLALVKVGIQYAAGGVPAMAKLTGALAAAKASGTPADLSGIEYGSLLNWGVALVVIAVTLGVKFFTRGIVSVAAVLIGLIAGYIVAYFLGMVSFTNVGRAAVFALPQPFHFGFDFSVAAIIGFCLMSFISAVETVGDVSGITKGGAGREATIEEIRGATFADGIGTFVSGLFGALPNTSFSQNVGLIAMTGVMSRTVVTIGALFLIAGGFFPKVGAVISTVPIEVLGGGVIVMFGMVVAAGISMLSDVNWNRRNMVIFAISISVGLGLQLEPNALFHLPGTAKVLLTSGLLPAAFLAIVLNLVLPEEIGQDQTEEVTGGMAGNKDN from the coding sequence ATGGCTGCACATTCATCGCTCGGCACGCCCGAGCAGTTACGAGACCCCAACTACACACCACCATTGGCGTCCGCAATTCCGCTGGGCATACAGCATGTCCTGGCCATGTTCGTCTCCAATGTGACGCCGGCGATCATCATTGCAGGCGCCGCCGGTTTTGGCTTCGGGTCAAACTCGCCGGACTTCCCGCACCTGATATACATGATCCAGATGTCGATGCTGTTTGCAGGGGTGGCAACCCTGATCCAGACCATCGGCTTCGGCCCGGTCGGGGCTCGCCTGCCCATTGTGCAGGGCACCAGCTTTGCCTTCATTCCGATCATGATCCCGCTGGTGGCCGGCAAGGGTGTCGATGCCATGGGGGCATTGATGTGCGGTGTGATCGTGGGCGGCCTGTTCCATGCCTTGCTGGGCACGGTGATCGGCAGGATCCGGTTTGCGCTGCCGCCGCTTGTCACCGGCCTGGTCGTCACCATGATCGGTCTCGCGCTGGTCAAGGTCGGCATCCAGTACGCTGCCGGCGGGGTTCCCGCCATGGCCAAGCTGACCGGCGCGCTGGCTGCTGCAAAGGCGTCCGGCACCCCGGCGGACCTCTCCGGTATCGAATACGGCTCGCTGCTCAACTGGGGCGTGGCGCTCGTGGTGATTGCGGTTACGCTCGGCGTAAAATTTTTCACCCGCGGCATTGTCTCGGTCGCGGCCGTCCTCATCGGCCTGATCGCCGGATATATCGTGGCCTATTTCCTGGGCATGGTAAGTTTTACCAATGTTGGCCGCGCAGCCGTCTTCGCTTTGCCGCAGCCGTTCCATTTCGGCTTTGACTTCTCCGTTGCCGCGATAATCGGGTTCTGCCTGATGTCGTTCATATCCGCGGTTGAAACCGTCGGTGACGTTTCGGGCATCACCAAGGGCGGGGCAGGGCGTGAAGCGACAATCGAGGAGATCCGCGGGGCGACATTTGCCGACGGCATCGGCACCTTCGTGTCCGGGCTTTTTGGTGCGCTGCCAAATACCTCGTTTTCGCAGAATGTCGGTCTTATCGCCATGACCGGTGTCATGAGCCGGACTGTCGTGACCATCGGGGCGCTGTTCCTGATTGCCGGCGGGTTCTTCCCGAAGGTCGGCGCGGTGATCTCGACGGTGCCGATCGAAGTCCTCGGCGGCGGCGTGATCGTCATGTTCGGCATGGTGGTTGCTGCAGGCATCTCGATGCTGTCGGACGTCAACTGGAACCGTCGCAACATGGTGATTTTCGCAATATCCATCTCGGTCGGGCTCGGCCTTCAACTGGAGCCGAATGCACTGTTCCACCTGCCCGGCACGGCGAAGGTCCTGCTGACGTCAGGGCTGCTGCCGGCGGCATTCCTTGCCATCGTTCTCAACCTGGTGCTGCCCGAGGAAATCGGTCAAGATCAGACCGAAGAGGTCACTGGTGGCATGGCGGGGAACAAGGACAATTAG
- a CDS encoding VWA domain-containing protein, with the protein MQTTRFLERSGSIAERVTDFMSHLRGNGIPVGFVETDAAMRAFASINVVDVDAARMALKAICARNEDGFERFDELFTAFWLNRGREKSGTERRDEIRNNASQRSNLSQADDGTTDGSSGAQSEVDADRTGEASAGGEGKLVASRVSNLEKTDFREMMTPEALAQAEQVARLIARQFRDRRSRRRRAHSRGKLIDLRRVARAAVQTGGEPLSLFRLKKPDRPVTLVTLLDVSGSMTVYARVFLAFLKGLMSADQKTEAFLFHTKLVNIGEALRDHDTLRAINRLSMMAQGFGGGTKIAGNLASFNAQYARSMVNGRTVVIILSDGYDTDAPEEMASQMHRLKKRGCKVIWLNPLIGWKDYAPVAQGMAAALPFVDLFAAANTLESLKAVTPHLEAL; encoded by the coding sequence ATGCAAACGACCCGGTTTTTAGAGCGCAGCGGCTCGATTGCCGAGCGGGTAACCGATTTCATGTCACACCTGCGCGGCAACGGCATTCCGGTCGGTTTCGTGGAAACCGATGCGGCCATGCGGGCGTTTGCGAGTATCAACGTGGTCGACGTGGACGCTGCCCGGATGGCGCTGAAGGCCATCTGCGCGCGCAATGAGGACGGGTTTGAACGGTTCGACGAACTGTTTACGGCGTTCTGGCTGAACCGGGGGCGTGAAAAAAGCGGCACCGAACGCCGCGATGAAATTCGCAATAATGCCAGCCAGCGCTCCAATCTCAGCCAGGCAGACGACGGGACCACCGACGGTTCATCCGGTGCACAGTCGGAAGTCGACGCCGACAGGACAGGCGAGGCGTCGGCAGGCGGTGAAGGCAAACTGGTTGCAAGCCGGGTTTCAAACCTGGAGAAAACCGATTTCCGCGAGATGATGACACCGGAAGCTCTGGCACAGGCGGAGCAGGTTGCCCGTCTGATCGCCCGGCAATTCCGGGACCGGCGCTCGCGCCGCCGGCGCGCCCACAGTCGCGGCAAACTGATCGATCTCAGGCGGGTTGCGCGTGCCGCGGTTCAGACCGGTGGCGAACCACTAAGCCTGTTCAGGCTCAAAAAACCGGACAGGCCTGTAACCCTGGTGACGCTGCTGGATGTATCCGGGTCGATGACCGTCTATGCGCGGGTGTTTCTGGCTTTCTTAAAGGGCCTGATGAGCGCGGACCAGAAAACCGAAGCCTTCCTGTTCCACACCAAGCTGGTGAACATCGGCGAGGCGTTGCGGGACCACGACACGTTGCGAGCCATAAACCGGCTGTCGATGATGGCGCAGGGCTTTGGCGGGGGGACCAAGATCGCCGGCAACCTTGCCAGTTTCAATGCGCAGTACGCCCGGAGCATGGTCAATGGCCGAACCGTGGTGATCATATTGTCGGACGGCTATGACACCGATGCGCCCGAGGAAATGGCATCGCAGATGCATCGCCTGAAGAAACGCGGGTGCAAGGTCATCTGGCTCAACCCCCTGATCGGATGGAAGGACTATGCGCCGGTTGCACAAGGCATGGCGGCGGCACTGCCGTTCGTCGACTTATTTGCCGCTGCCAACACCCTGGAGTCGCTGAAAGCCGTCACTCCTCATCTGGAGGCGTTGTGA
- a CDS encoding sigma-70 family RNA polymerase sigma factor: MSTFEPPFMFPQLSARRRLRARGNGAAAGELRELALAPGEQAAGCGSHCTGTRSAAIRGQASPASRPVKQAENHGADDRDLMARISNADAAAMKTLFARHQLRVFRFIERILRNPAIAEEVTNEVFLEVWRGARNFQGRSSASTWILAIAHNRSLNVLRKRRELCWNEDHAAQIPDLQDDPEVASQKAGKSALLRKCADALAPLHREIIDLVYYHEMSIREASNVLNVPEGTVKARLFNARKKLQALLTAAGVDRGWP, encoded by the coding sequence ATGAGCACGTTTGAACCGCCCTTCATGTTCCCGCAATTATCTGCACGCAGGCGCCTGCGGGCCCGAGGCAACGGTGCCGCCGCAGGCGAGTTGCGTGAGCTTGCCCTGGCCCCCGGCGAACAAGCTGCGGGATGTGGGTCACATTGTACCGGTACCCGTTCGGCGGCAATCCGCGGCCAAGCGTCCCCGGCAAGTCGGCCGGTCAAGCAGGCAGAGAACCATGGTGCTGATGATCGCGACCTGATGGCGCGTATTTCCAATGCTGATGCGGCAGCCATGAAAACCCTGTTCGCGCGCCACCAGCTGCGTGTCTTCCGGTTCATCGAGCGGATATTGCGCAATCCGGCCATCGCAGAGGAAGTGACCAACGAAGTTTTTCTGGAGGTATGGCGCGGTGCCCGTAACTTCCAGGGCCGCTCATCGGCTTCAACCTGGATTTTAGCGATTGCCCATAACCGGTCGCTCAACGTGCTCAGAAAACGGCGCGAGCTGTGCTGGAACGAGGACCATGCCGCACAAATTCCCGATTTGCAGGATGATCCGGAGGTCGCCAGCCAGAAAGCCGGCAAAAGCGCATTGCTGCGCAAATGCGCCGACGCGCTGGCGCCACTGCACCGCGAAATTATCGACCTCGTCTATTATCACGAGATGTCGATCAGGGAAGCAAGCAACGTTCTCAACGTTCCCGAGGGAACGGTGAAAGCCAGATTATTCAATGCCCGCAAGAAGCTTCAGGCGCTTCTGACAGCGGCAGGTGTGGATCGAGGTTGGCCATGA
- a CDS encoding aerobic carbon-monoxide dehydrogenase large subunit, whose product MNEMTPTKSERAAALKGLGTSRKRVEDSRFTQGKGNYIDDIKMPGMVFGDFVRSPYAHARVKSINAERALELPGVIAVLTAADLEPLSLHWMPTLAGDKQMVLADGKVLFQGQEVAFVVAEDRYIAADAIELVEVDYEELPVLVDPMKAELDDAPILREDIADQKTGAHGARRHPNHIFTWEQGEKEATEAVLSGADVVAEETVYYHRTHPCPLETCGCVASMDKVNGKLTLYGTFQAPHVVRTVASLLSGIAEHNIRVVSPDIGGGFGNKVGVYPGYVCSIVASIVTGVPVKWVEDRMDNLMATAFARDYWMTGKIAATKEGKITGLWCHTIADHGAFDACADPTKFPAGFMNICTGSYDIPTAYLAVDGIYTNKAPGGVAYRCSFRVTEAAYFIERMIEVLAIKLDMDAGELRKINFIKKDQFPYNSALGWEFDSGDYHTAWDKAMKAVDYDGLRKEQAERVKAFKKGETRKMMGIGLCHFTEIVGAGPMKNCDILGMGMFDSCEIRIHPTGSAIARLGTISQGQGHATTFAQILASEIGISADDITIEEGDTDTAPYGLGTYGSRSTPVAGAATAMAGRKIRAKAQMIAAYLLEVHDNDIEWDVDRFVVKGAEERFKTMKEVAYASYNQEIPGVEPGLEAVSYYDPPNMTYPFGAYVCVMDIDVDTGEHEIRKFYALDDCGTRINPMIIEGQVHGGLTEALAITMGQEIAYDEMGTHKTATLMDFFIPTAWETPHYETDFTETPSPHHPIGAKGVGESPNVGGVPAFSNAVNDAFRAFGVNHTHTDMPHDHWRIWKTARDLGMHD is encoded by the coding sequence ATGAATGAAATGACCCCCACAAAATCCGAACGCGCCGCTGCCCTCAAGGGGCTTGGAACGTCGCGCAAGCGCGTCGAGGACTCTCGTTTTACCCAGGGCAAGGGCAATTACATCGATGATATCAAGATGCCTGGTATGGTGTTCGGTGATTTCGTCCGCTCGCCCTATGCCCATGCCCGGGTGAAATCGATCAACGCGGAAAGGGCGCTTGAGCTGCCCGGTGTGATCGCGGTTTTGACGGCAGCCGACCTGGAACCGCTCAGCCTGCACTGGATGCCGACGCTGGCGGGCGACAAGCAGATGGTTCTGGCTGATGGAAAGGTCCTGTTCCAGGGCCAGGAAGTGGCCTTCGTGGTGGCGGAAGACCGCTATATCGCGGCTGACGCCATTGAACTGGTGGAAGTGGATTATGAAGAACTGCCGGTTCTCGTCGACCCGATGAAAGCCGAACTGGATGACGCGCCGATCCTGCGCGAAGACATTGCCGATCAGAAGACCGGGGCGCACGGCGCCCGGCGGCACCCCAACCACATCTTCACCTGGGAACAGGGTGAAAAGGAAGCGACAGAAGCCGTGTTGTCGGGTGCCGACGTGGTGGCGGAAGAAACCGTCTACTATCACCGCACGCATCCGTGCCCGCTGGAGACCTGTGGCTGCGTGGCGTCGATGGACAAGGTCAACGGCAAGCTGACACTGTACGGCACCTTCCAGGCGCCGCACGTGGTGCGCACCGTTGCCTCGCTGCTGTCAGGCATAGCCGAGCACAATATCCGGGTGGTCTCGCCTGATATCGGCGGCGGATTTGGCAACAAGGTCGGTGTCTATCCGGGCTATGTGTGTTCCATCGTTGCATCCATCGTGACCGGTGTGCCGGTCAAGTGGGTTGAGGACCGCATGGACAACCTTATGGCCACGGCATTTGCGCGTGATTACTGGATGACCGGCAAGATCGCGGCAACAAAGGAAGGCAAGATCACCGGCCTGTGGTGTCACACAATCGCCGATCATGGTGCGTTTGACGCGTGTGCGGACCCGACCAAGTTTCCGGCAGGCTTCATGAACATCTGCACCGGATCCTATGACATCCCGACCGCATACCTGGCGGTTGACGGTATCTACACCAACAAGGCGCCCGGCGGTGTCGCCTACCGATGCTCGTTCCGGGTTACCGAAGCAGCCTACTTCATCGAGCGCATGATTGAAGTTCTGGCCATCAAGCTGGACATGGACGCCGGTGAACTGCGCAAGATCAACTTCATCAAGAAGGATCAGTTTCCGTATAATTCGGCGCTTGGCTGGGAGTTTGACTCCGGTGATTACCATACGGCGTGGGACAAGGCGATGAAGGCTGTCGACTATGACGGGCTGCGCAAGGAACAGGCTGAAAGGGTTAAAGCCTTCAAGAAAGGCGAGACCCGCAAGATGATGGGCATCGGCCTGTGCCATTTCACCGAGATCGTCGGTGCCGGGCCGATGAAAAACTGTGACATTCTCGGCATGGGCATGTTTGACAGTTGCGAGATCCGCATTCATCCGACTGGTTCGGCCATCGCCCGCCTCGGCACCATTTCGCAAGGCCAGGGTCATGCCACAACCTTCGCCCAGATTCTCGCCAGCGAAATCGGCATATCGGCTGACGACATCACCATCGAGGAAGGTGACACCGATACCGCACCTTACGGGCTTGGCACCTATGGCTCGCGGTCTACCCCGGTTGCAGGCGCTGCCACCGCCATGGCGGGCCGGAAAATCCGCGCCAAGGCGCAGATGATCGCCGCGTACCTGCTGGAAGTGCACGACAACGACATCGAGTGGGATGTGGACCGCTTCGTGGTCAAGGGCGCCGAAGAGCGCTTCAAGACCATGAAGGAAGTGGCCTACGCCTCGTACAACCAGGAAATCCCGGGTGTTGAACCCGGCCTTGAGGCGGTGAGCTATTATGATCCGCCCAACATGACCTATCCGTTCGGGGCCTATGTCTGCGTGATGGATATCGACGTCGACACCGGCGAGCATGAAATCCGCAAATTCTACGCCCTGGACGATTGCGGCACACGCATCAACCCGATGATCATTGAGGGCCAGGTGCATGGCGGGCTGACCGAGGCGCTGGCGATCACCATGGGCCAGGAGATCGCCTATGATGAAATGGGCACACACAAGACGGCCACGCTGATGGACTTCTTCATTCCGACCGCATGGGAAACTCCGCACTACGAGACCGATTTTACCGAGACGCCGAGCCCGCATCATCCGATTGGCGCCAAGGGGGTCGGCGAGAGTCCCAATGTGGGCGGCGTGCCTGCGTTCTCCAACGCGGTAAACGATGCGTTCCGGGCGTTCGGGGTAAATCACACCCACACGGACATGCCGCATGACCATTGGCGCATCTGGAAAACCGCCAGGGACCTCGGCATGCACGACTAG
- a CDS encoding Mur ligase family protein: protein MFFRRPTLNDHRTITFRRLMRKNVLGPLRGLRAPRIPTAMITGSSGKTTTSRMLAHILACAGHTAGLACTDGIYIAGRKVRDGDSAGYDGAMRVFADKSIDAAVLETARGGLISSGLYTRRCHVAALLNVQTGQVGIDGIDTLDAMAAHKRQVTDAATDRVILSLDDDRCRSMADQYIPSKTTFFCIDPSRSDIAERITLGSRICTLDETGEWLVLISPEKAHQKIARVNDIPATMSGIVQHNLLNAMAAAALADGMQVATETIAQGLMAFENSLDMNPGRFNIIDDCPFTMVLDKALSPPSLRISIGGFLQLPCEGRRFCMISSVGNRPDSTFDEMASVIAGRFARYICFETDYFRRGRQSGEIARRLSQSLVARGVDEAHIICVETPGDALKHLKSLATGSDMVFANMLSPDELDQVAGPKLETPLLP from the coding sequence ATGTTCTTTAGGCGACCAACCCTCAACGATCATCGGACAATAACCTTCCGGCGGTTAATGAGGAAAAATGTACTTGGCCCGCTGCGGGGATTGCGTGCGCCGCGCATCCCGACCGCAATGATTACCGGGTCTAGTGGCAAAACGACAACGTCAAGAATGTTGGCGCACATACTTGCATGTGCGGGCCATACGGCCGGACTTGCATGTACGGATGGTATCTATATCGCAGGCCGGAAAGTTCGGGATGGCGACAGTGCCGGCTATGACGGGGCAATGCGGGTATTCGCTGACAAGTCCATCGATGCCGCCGTACTCGAGACGGCAAGAGGCGGGCTGATTTCCAGCGGTCTCTATACCCGGCGCTGCCATGTCGCTGCATTGCTCAATGTGCAAACCGGCCAGGTTGGGATTGACGGCATCGATACACTTGACGCAATGGCAGCGCACAAGCGGCAGGTGACAGATGCGGCAACCGATCGTGTCATTCTCAGCCTTGATGATGACCGGTGCCGGAGCATGGCAGATCAATATATCCCATCGAAAACCACCTTCTTCTGCATTGATCCCAGCCGCAGCGATATTGCAGAAAGAATAACTCTGGGGAGCAGGATCTGCACCCTCGACGAAACCGGTGAATGGCTTGTGTTGATATCGCCGGAAAAGGCGCATCAGAAAATTGCGCGCGTCAACGACATCCCGGCAACCATGTCAGGCATAGTGCAGCACAACCTGCTCAATGCCATGGCTGCCGCCGCCCTCGCTGATGGTATGCAAGTGGCAACCGAAACCATTGCTCAGGGACTGATGGCATTCGAAAACTCGTTGGACATGAACCCGGGGCGTTTCAACATTATTGATGACTGTCCATTCACGATGGTGTTGGACAAAGCCTTGAGCCCACCCTCGCTGAGAATATCCATCGGGGGTTTCCTGCAGCTGCCTTGTGAAGGCCGGCGTTTTTGCATGATCTCCTCTGTCGGGAACCGGCCGGACAGCACGTTTGACGAAATGGCCAGCGTTATTGCAGGCCGGTTTGCGCGCTACATCTGCTTTGAGACAGACTATTTTCGTCGTGGTCGGCAATCCGGTGAGATTGCCCGGCGACTGTCACAAAGCCTGGTTGCGCGAGGCGTTGATGAAGCGCACATAATTTGTGTGGAAACCCCCGGCGACGCCCTCAAGCACCTCAAATCCCTGGCGACCGGTTCCGACATGGTCTTCGCCAACATGTTGTCACCGGACGAGCTTGACCAGGTTGCCGGACCAAAACTGGAAACCCCTTTATTGCCGTGA
- a CDS encoding CapA family protein has translation MINKEDERRENIEAVKQAAGQSDLTIVSVHTHDETRWLSGYVSDVLAAGADIVHVHGVHALCGIQIRDGRPVFFGLGNFVFQTAQITPLPAEAYEAVGLDDTASPADVLEASRPWAQSFRRNIFEACAARLTYADDRLTTIELVPLDLQFGKGLDDLGRPQLAGPEMGRSIVGEIGLQSARFGTRVRYDAATNTGRIDVL, from the coding sequence ATGATCAATAAGGAAGATGAACGGAGAGAAAACATCGAGGCCGTAAAGCAAGCCGCCGGGCAGTCTGACCTGACGATCGTCTCAGTCCACACACACGATGAGACGAGGTGGTTATCCGGCTATGTGTCAGATGTGCTTGCTGCCGGTGCGGACATCGTACACGTCCATGGTGTCCATGCATTGTGCGGCATCCAGATCCGCGATGGCCGTCCAGTTTTTTTCGGCCTGGGCAATTTCGTGTTTCAGACAGCGCAAATCACCCCGCTGCCCGCTGAGGCCTACGAAGCTGTGGGGCTCGACGACACGGCAAGCCCTGCCGATGTTCTGGAAGCCTCAAGGCCCTGGGCTCAGTCTTTCAGACGCAATATCTTTGAAGCGTGCGCAGCCCGCTTGACGTATGCCGATGATCGTCTGACAACCATCGAGCTGGTCCCGCTGGACCTGCAGTTTGGCAAGGGTCTGGATGATCTGGGCAGGCCGCAACTTGCAGGTCCGGAAATGGGCAGAAGTATTGTCGGGGAAATCGGCTTGCAGTCTGCCCGGTTCGGAACCAGGGTTCGCTATGACGCTGCCACCAACACCGGGCGTATAGATGTTCTTTAG
- a CDS encoding AAA family ATPase yields the protein MTWTDIRSDLANAGYIASDELAMAVHLAQSLGRPLLLEGAAGVGKTQIAKTLADVLDTRLIRLQCYEGLDAATSIYEWNYQRQLLSIRAAADEGAASSEIEDRIFSEKYLLKRPLLEAIQQDVSPVLLIDEIDRADEEFEAYLLELLSDFQISIPELGTIAATTRPHVVLTANGTRDLSDALRRRCIYSFVDYPDKKTELVILKAHFSQLNGHLAEQIVGFVQALRKEDLEKKPGVAELLDWTAAVSGLGINDLSDDPATLQATLVCLLKTQADQAAVPPEVAQRLVGKAA from the coding sequence ATGACCTGGACAGACATCAGATCTGACCTCGCCAATGCCGGCTATATTGCATCCGATGAACTTGCCATGGCGGTTCATCTTGCCCAGTCGCTTGGCAGGCCCTTGTTGCTGGAAGGTGCGGCCGGCGTCGGCAAGACGCAGATCGCCAAGACACTTGCCGACGTTCTCGATACCCGGCTGATACGCCTGCAGTGTTATGAGGGCCTGGATGCCGCGACATCGATCTATGAGTGGAACTATCAGAGACAGTTGTTGTCCATTCGCGCGGCGGCTGATGAGGGTGCTGCGTCATCGGAGATCGAGGACAGGATCTTTTCGGAAAAATACCTGCTGAAGCGGCCGCTGCTGGAAGCCATTCAGCAGGACGTATCGCCGGTATTGCTGATCGACGAAATAGACCGGGCGGATGAAGAGTTCGAGGCCTACCTGCTGGAACTGCTGTCGGATTTCCAGATTTCCATTCCCGAGCTTGGCACTATTGCCGCAACCACCAGGCCGCATGTGGTGCTGACCGCTAACGGAACGCGTGACCTGTCGGATGCGCTGCGCCGGCGCTGTATTTATTCGTTCGTCGACTATCCGGACAAGAAAACCGAACTGGTGATCCTCAAGGCTCACTTCTCGCAGCTGAACGGACACCTTGCCGAACAGATCGTCGGGTTTGTGCAGGCGCTGCGCAAGGAAGACCTGGAGAAGAAACCGGGCGTGGCGGAATTACTGGACTGGACGGCGGCGGTTTCCGGGCTGGGCATAAATGACCTCAGCGACGATCCGGCAACCTTGCAGGCAACGCTGGTCTGCCTGTTGAAGACACAAGCCGACCAGGCTGCGGTCCCGCCCGAGGTCGCACAGCGTCTTGTCGGCAAGGCAGCGTGA
- a CDS encoding XdhC family protein — translation MSGTDILELASELKAEGEAFALATVVRTVSVTAAKAGARALVRSDGIISDGWIGGGCARAAVVKAARQAIASGTPQLVSIQPEDLLDEQGVTSGEEVGGVRFAANFCPSKGTMDVFVEPVLPKPELVIFGSSPVAVALAEMAPAVGYFCTVCAPEDQHGEFDTPANFVARYTPDMAGKRQRFVVISTQGNGDEAATRDALSLPSDFASFVGSKAKVKSLRQKLTSTGVSESSFDSIKAPAGLDLGAITPEEIALSILAEITVFRRQGQRGDAVMQGTTS, via the coding sequence ATGAGCGGTACGGACATCCTGGAGCTGGCATCTGAATTGAAAGCGGAAGGCGAGGCGTTTGCGCTGGCCACCGTGGTGCGAACCGTATCAGTGACCGCTGCCAAGGCCGGTGCCAGGGCACTGGTGCGTTCGGACGGCATCATCAGCGACGGATGGATTGGCGGTGGTTGTGCGAGGGCAGCCGTTGTCAAAGCGGCCAGACAGGCGATTGCGTCCGGCACGCCGCAACTGGTTTCGATCCAGCCGGAAGACCTGCTCGATGAACAAGGTGTCACCTCTGGCGAGGAAGTGGGCGGTGTCAGGTTTGCTGCCAATTTCTGCCCGAGCAAGGGGACAATGGATGTTTTCGTCGAGCCGGTTCTGCCAAAACCTGAACTGGTGATTTTCGGATCCAGCCCGGTTGCCGTCGCGCTGGCTGAAATGGCACCTGCAGTTGGGTATTTCTGCACGGTTTGCGCGCCGGAAGATCAACACGGCGAGTTTGACACCCCTGCAAATTTCGTCGCCCGGTATACGCCCGACATGGCGGGTAAACGGCAGCGCTTTGTGGTGATCTCCACCCAGGGCAACGGCGATGAGGCGGCCACCAGAGACGCGCTTTCACTGCCGTCCGATTTCGCCAGTTTTGTGGGCAGCAAGGCCAAAGTGAAATCACTGCGGCAAAAGCTGACGAGCACGGGGGTCAGCGAGAGCAGTTTCGACAGTATCAAAGCACCGGCCGGTCTGGACCTCGGGGCCATCACACCGGAGGAAATCGCCTTGTCCATTCTGGCGGAGATAACTGTGTTTCGCAGGCAAGGCCAACGCGGTGACGCAGTTATGCAGGGCACCACCTCATAA
- a CDS encoding SRPBCC domain-containing protein produces MELQDEIRIAAPRDQVYAALNDPEILKKCIPGCEELIKHSDTELEAKVTLKIGPVKARFSGNVVLDPSEAPESFSLQGEGNGGVAGFAKGGADVNLAEDGDETVLTYQAKAAIGGKLAQLGSRLVTGTSKKLAAKFFASFAKQLSAETTV; encoded by the coding sequence ATGGAACTTCAGGACGAAATTCGGATCGCCGCGCCGAGAGACCAGGTTTACGCAGCCCTCAACGACCCCGAGATACTGAAAAAGTGCATTCCCGGCTGCGAAGAACTGATCAAGCATTCCGATACCGAGCTTGAAGCAAAGGTGACGCTGAAGATCGGACCGGTGAAAGCCCGCTTCTCCGGCAATGTCGTCCTCGATCCCAGCGAGGCGCCTGAGAGTTTCTCACTGCAGGGAGAAGGCAATGGCGGCGTTGCCGGTTTCGCCAAGGGCGGTGCGGATGTGAATTTGGCCGAAGACGGTGACGAAACAGTGCTGACATACCAGGCCAAGGCCGCCATCGGCGGCAAGCTTGCCCAACTGGGCAGCCGGCTGGTTACCGGTACATCGAAAAAGCTGGCTGCAAAATTCTTTGCAAGTTTTGCGAAGCAGCTCAGTGCAGAGACAACTGTCTGA